The genomic DNA CCAGCGTCAAATATCAGCAGCAGTGCTGGGGAGTGACCCTCGTCTTCACGAAAAGGCAGAGCGATTACAGTTTTTCGGTACTCTTTGACCTACTCGGCATCGGTACAATCAAGCTCTGAGTCCCGCAGCCGGCCGATAAGGGCTTCTATCCGTTCCGCAGCGGCGGCCAAGGTGGTCTTATCCATCTCTATCAGAATTTCGGGATTTCGGGGCTCCTCGTAGGGTGCCGTTATCCCGGGCACGGGCCAGCCGGCTTTCGCCTTTTCATAAACCTCTCCCGGCGCTCCGTATGCCTCCCGCCGTCGCGTCTCCCGTGCGATGCAGACCTCAACGGGACATTTCAGATATGCCTCTCCGTACAGGGGAATAAGAGTTCTCGCAAGATCCCTCCACTTTCTCAGGTTTCCCGTTGCGTCTATGACGACGCTCTCCCCGTGACCGACGAGGGTTGCTGCGATAAAGACAAGACACCGGTAAACAATATCCCTCTCCTCCGCCGAGTATGTGGGCTCGGGCGTTACGATCTTCCTCAGATCATCCATCCTGAGCACGATGAAATCGGGATG from Thermodesulfovibrionales bacterium includes the following:
- a CDS encoding adenylyl-sulfate kinase codes for the protein MKAIGVWLTGLPGSGKSTLAEEIKKRHPDFIVLRMDDLRKIVTPEPTYSAEERDIVYRCLVFIAATLVGHGESVVIDATGNLRKWRDLARTLIPLYGEAYLKCPVEVCIARETRRREAYGAPGEVYEKAKAGWPVPGITAPYEEPRNPEILIEMDKTTLAAAAERIEALIGRLRDSELDCTDAE